The DNA sequence CTGGAGTTGGAGGCCGGTGACTCGGGCATCCGTTCGCTGGTCAGCGTGCAAGGCTCGCTGGCGATGTTCGCGTTGCACGCCTTCGGCAGCGAAGAGCAGAAGCAGCACTGGCTGCCCGAGATGGCGCGAGGTCGCGCGATCGGCTGCTTCGGGCTCACCGAACCCGACTTCGGCTCGAACCCGGCCGGGATGCGCACCCGCGCTTCACGTTCTGGTGACGACTGGATTCTCGACGGCACCAAGATGTGGATCACCAACGGGTCGGTGGCGGACGTGGCGATCGTGTGGGCCCGCACCGACGACGGGGTGAGGGGTTTCGCCGTGCCGACCGACACACCAGGCTTCACTGCGCACACCATCAAGTCGAAGATGTCGCTTCGTGCTTCGGTGACCAGCGAGCTCGTCCTCGACGGCGTCCGAGTGCCGGACAGCGCCCGCCTCCCCGGCGCCACGAGCCTGCGGGCGCCGCTGAGTTGCCTCAACGAGGCCCGGTTCGGAATCGTGTTCGGAGCCGTGGGGGCCGCGCGGGACTGTCTGGAGACCGCGCTGAGCTACGCCCAGTCGAGGATGCAGTTCGACCGGCCCATCGGCGGATTCCAGCTCACTCAGCAGAAGCTCGCCGACATGACGCTGGAGTACGGCAAGGCCCTCCTGCTCGCGCTGCACCTCGGCCGCACCAAGGATGCCGACGGCCTGCGGCCCGAGGAGGTGAGCCTGGGCAAGCTGAACAACGTGCGGGAGGCCATCGCGATCGCCCGCACGGCGCGCACCATCCTCGGGGCGAGCGGCATCACCGGGGAGTATCCGGTGATGCGCCACGCCAACAACCTGGAATCGGTGTTGACCTATGAAGGCACCAGTGAGATGCATACCCTGATGATCGGGCAGGCGCTCACCGGTATCGCCGCGTTCCGCTGACCTCCAGGAGCCGCAGTGGCCGAACCGATCGACGAGTACTTCACCAGAGCCGTCTCCGCGCTGACCGCATCGCATGCCGATGCCGATGCCGTGTTGCGCGGTGTCTCGCCGCAGACCTGTCTGGACGTGTTCGACGCGCAGTTGGGCAGTCGTCATCTCGACCTGGCGGCGCGGTGGTTGCGATCGAAGAACCAGGGTTTCTACACCATCGGTTCCTCCGGGCATGAGAGCAACGCGGCGGTGGCCACCGCGTTGCGCCCGAGCGATCCTGCACTGCTGCACTACCGTTCCGGAGGTTTCTACCTTGCCCGGGCGCGGCAGGTCGCAGGGACTGACCCGCTGCGTGATGTGTTGCTCGGGTTGGTCGCCGCGACCGACGAGCCGATCTCCGGTGGGCGGCACAAGGTCTTCGGCCGCCACGATCTGAGCGTCATCCCGCAGACCTCGACCATCGCCTCACACCTGCCGCGGGCGGTCGGGGTCGCCTTCTCCATCGCCCGCGCCCGCAAGCTGGGTGTCGAGTGTGCCTGGCCGTCGGACGCGTTGGCGGTGTGCAGCTTCGGCGATGCGTCGGCCAACCACTCGACGGCCGTCGGTGCGATCAACGCGGCCATGCACACCGCCTACCAGGGTGTGCCGATGCCGCTGCTGCTGGTGTGCGAGGACAACGGGATCGGCATCAGCGTGCGCACCCCGCAGGGCTGGATAGCGCGTACCTATGGCAACCGTGCGGATCTGGAGTACTTCACCGCCGACGGCGCCGACGTGGCCGAAGTGCTGACCGTTTCGCAGCGGGCCGCCGACTACGTTCGCACCCATCGTCGTCCGGCTTTCCTGCATCTGCGGACGGTGCGGCTCATGGGACATGCCGGGTCCGATTACGAGCCCGGCTACCGCAGCGGTGACGAGATCACCGCCGACTACGGACGTGACCCGCTATTGGGCACCG is a window from the Mycolicibacterium poriferae genome containing:
- a CDS encoding acyl-CoA dehydrogenase family protein, yielding MSRQPTQNGGPTAPDVLLRVDGMLDDEERQIRDTVRALVKGRIAPDIAAWYENGELPVRELAAELGELGLLGMHLQGYGCAGTTATAYGLACLELEAGDSGIRSLVSVQGSLAMFALHAFGSEEQKQHWLPEMARGRAIGCFGLTEPDFGSNPAGMRTRASRSGDDWILDGTKMWITNGSVADVAIVWARTDDGVRGFAVPTDTPGFTAHTIKSKMSLRASVTSELVLDGVRVPDSARLPGATSLRAPLSCLNEARFGIVFGAVGAARDCLETALSYAQSRMQFDRPIGGFQLTQQKLADMTLEYGKALLLALHLGRTKDADGLRPEEVSLGKLNNVREAIAIARTARTILGASGITGEYPVMRHANNLESVLTYEGTSEMHTLMIGQALTGIAAFR